A single region of the Grus americana isolate bGruAme1 chromosome 3, bGruAme1.mat, whole genome shotgun sequence genome encodes:
- the PRPH2 gene encoding peripherin-2 produces MALLKVKFNQKKRVKLAQGLWLMNWFSVFAGILVFSMGLFLKIELRKRSEVMDNSESHFVPNSLILMGILSCAFNGFAGKICYDSLDPAKFAKWKPLLKPYLALCFFFNILIFFIALICFLMRGSLESTLAQGLKNGMKFYRDTDTPGRCFMKKTIDMLQIEFKCCGNNGFKDWFEIQWISNRYLDFSSKEVKDRIKSNVDGRYLVDGVPFSCCNPSSPRPCIQYQVTNNSAHYSYDYQTEELNLWRRGCREALLHYYSSMMSSMGAVVLLVWLFEMSVMVGLRLLHTSLESITNPEDPECESEGWILENSLKDTLKSALENLKKIGKFNQVEADAEGAEGEEGGKTPAITTVS; encoded by the exons ATGGCACTGCTGAAAGTCAAATTCAACCAGAAGAAACGGGTAAAACTAGCGCAGGGACTATGGCTCATGAACtggttttcagtgtttgctGGAATCCTTGTTTTTagcatggggttgttcctcaAAATTGAACTCCGGAAGCGAAGCGAAGTGATGGACAATTCTGAAAGCCACTTTGTGCCCAATTCTTTGATATTGATGGGTATATTATCCTGCGCCTTCAATGGTTTTGCTGGCAAAATTTGTTACGATTCTCTGGATCCCGCTAAATTTGCCAAGTGGAAGCCTTTGCTGAAACCTTACCTGGCACtatgtttcttctttaacatactcatttttttcattgctctgATTTGCTTTCTCATGCGGGGCTCTCTGGAGAGCACGCTGGCCCAGGGGCTCAAGAACGGCATGAAGTTCTACCGGGACACAGACACCCCTGGAAGATGCTTCATGAAGAAGACCATCGACATGCTCCAAATTGAGTTCAAATGCTGTGGGAACAACGGCTTCAAAGATTGGTTCGAAATTCAGTGGATCAGCAACAGATATCTGGACTTCAGCTCCAAAGAAGTGAAAGA TCGGATCAAAAGCAACGTGGACGGAAGGTACTTGGTGGACGGCGTccctttcagctgctgcaaccCCAGCTCCCCGAGACCCTGCATCCAGTACCAGGTCACCAACAACTCCGCTCACTACAGCTACGACTACCAAACGGAGGAGCTGAACCTCTGGCGCCGTGGCTGCCGGGAAGCCCTCCTGCACTACTACAGCAGCATGATGAGCTCCATGGGCGCCGTCGTCCTCCTCGTCTGGCTTTTTGAG ATGTCCGTGATGGTTGGCTTGCGTCTTCTGCACACCTCTCTGGAAAGCATCACAAATCCCGAAGACCCTGAATGTGAAAGCGAAGGCTGGATCCTGGAGAACAGCCTGAAGGACACTTTGAAGTCTGCGCTGGAGAATTTGAAAAAGATTGGTAAGTTCAACCAGGTGGAAGCAGATGCCGAAGGGGCCGAAGGAGAGGAAGGTGGGAAGACGCCAGCCATCACAACGGTCAGTTGA